A single Providencia manganoxydans DNA region contains:
- a CDS encoding DUF421 domain-containing protein — MSYYYLLVIIKFIIGFAIVLSHMNLSGKTQLSQMTPIDFIGNFVLGGIIGGVIYSDTIPLYQYVIILLIGVSFISGLNYLTKKFNFIRNVTIGNPIPIINKGKFIMENILEKGNKIDILNISSRIHAQGVHSFQEIYYAQIEPDGQLTVICDPTNMPSVIVMKDGVARLNELRSVEKDEEWLNQQMQAQGINEPDSVFLAEFWQGEVKFILKDGKIQ; from the coding sequence ATGAGTTATTATTATCTACTTGTGATCATTAAATTTATCATTGGTTTCGCTATTGTTCTTAGTCATATGAATCTTTCAGGGAAAACGCAGTTATCACAAATGACACCGATTGATTTCATTGGTAACTTTGTTTTAGGTGGAATAATTGGGGGGGTAATTTATAGTGACACTATTCCTTTATATCAGTATGTTATTATCTTGCTTATTGGTGTCTCATTTATTTCAGGACTAAACTATTTAACTAAAAAGTTTAATTTTATCCGCAATGTTACTATTGGTAATCCCATCCCTATTATTAATAAAGGGAAATTTATCATGGAAAACATACTTGAGAAGGGAAATAAAATTGATATTTTGAATATTTCCTCACGGATACATGCACAAGGTGTTCATTCATTTCAAGAAATTTATTATGCTCAAATTGAACCTGATGGGCAGCTCACTGTTATTTGTGATCCAACCAATATGCCCTCAGTGATTGTGATGAAGGACGGGGTGGCTAGGTTAAATGAATTACGATCTGTAGAGAAAGATGAAGAGTGGTTAAATCAACAAATGCAGGCGCAGGGGATTAATGAGCCTGATTCGGTATTTCTTGCGGAGTTTTGGCAAGGAGAAGTTAAGTTTATTTTGAAAGATGGCAAAATACAGTAG
- a CDS encoding fumarylacetoacetate hydrolase family protein, producing the protein MKGTVFAVALNHQSQITHWHEAFGQAPYKTPPKTPVWFIKPRNTLINSGDNILHPAGETVKSGATLALIIGKDARKVSQAEAKNYIAGFALANEVSLPEDSFYRPAIKAKCCDSFCPIGEMTTATLTSPVEIITLINGKEADRWSTKDLVRDAYELVAALSEFATLKAGDVILIGTPHQRATIQPGDQVVIQAEGFPSLSNQVVAAGGQ; encoded by the coding sequence ATGAAAGGCACTGTTTTTGCCGTTGCCCTCAACCATCAAAGCCAAATTACGCACTGGCATGAGGCTTTCGGGCAAGCCCCTTATAAAACCCCACCTAAAACACCTGTGTGGTTTATTAAGCCGCGTAATACACTAATTAATTCAGGCGATAATATTTTACATCCAGCTGGTGAGACCGTTAAAAGTGGCGCAACACTTGCCTTAATCATCGGTAAAGATGCACGTAAAGTCAGTCAAGCTGAGGCAAAAAATTACATTGCAGGGTTTGCATTAGCTAATGAAGTTAGTCTGCCTGAAGACTCATTTTACCGCCCAGCAATCAAAGCCAAATGTTGTGATAGCTTTTGCCCAATCGGTGAGATGACTACAGCAACATTAACTTCTCCGGTTGAGATCATTACATTGATTAATGGCAAAGAAGCCGACCGTTGGTCCACCAAAGATCTAGTACGTGATGCCTATGAATTAGTGGCTGCATTAAGTGAGTTTGCAACATTAAAAGCAGGTGATGTGATCCTAATCGGTACTCCTCATCAACGCGCCACCATCCAACCGGGTGATCAAGTGGTTATACAAGCAGAGGGCTTTCCAAGCCTAAGCAATCAAGTTGTTGCGGCAGGAGGACAATAA
- a CDS encoding GNAT family N-acetyltransferase, whose translation MQIKYSLGHSSPELVDDAFELRQQVFTHEQGFPAEIDIDEYDKHALHVVLYLEDTPAAVLRCILHSDGRVKVGRVAVLKQHRGKGLGRKLMRFVEQYAKKHQFHTIGLSAQHTAIVFYETLGYQTEGEMYDEDGMDHIYMVLPLS comes from the coding sequence ATGCAGATAAAATATAGCCTAGGCCACTCTTCTCCTGAACTCGTCGATGATGCATTCGAATTACGTCAACAAGTTTTTACTCATGAACAAGGCTTCCCCGCTGAAATTGATATTGATGAATACGATAAACACGCTTTACACGTTGTGCTATACCTAGAAGATACCCCCGCCGCGGTATTACGCTGTATATTACATTCAGATGGCCGAGTTAAAGTTGGCCGTGTTGCCGTACTCAAACAACATAGAGGTAAAGGGCTAGGTCGTAAGTTAATGAGATTCGTTGAGCAATATGCAAAAAAACACCAATTTCACACGATCGGCTTATCAGCACAGCATACCGCAATTGTTTTTTATGAAACTTTAGGTTATCAAACCGAAGGTGAAATGTACGATGAAGACGGAATGGATCATATTTATATGGTATTACCATTAAGCTAG
- a CDS encoding DksA/TraR family C4-type zinc finger protein: MANGWANENAVQEQIDATLDDAVAKARSQLHSGESAEFCIECGEAIPVARRQALPGVQLCIACQSALDKKNATFSGYNRRASKDSQLR; the protein is encoded by the coding sequence ATGGCTAACGGTTGGGCAAATGAAAATGCCGTTCAAGAACAAATCGATGCAACATTGGATGATGCCGTTGCTAAAGCGCGTAGCCAACTTCATTCAGGAGAAAGCGCCGAATTTTGTATTGAATGTGGTGAAGCTATCCCTGTAGCACGACGCCAAGCACTTCCTGGAGTGCAACTTTGTATTGCTTGCCAAAGTGCGCTTGATAAAAAGAATGCGACTTTCAGTGGTTATAATCGCCGAGCAAGTAAAGATAGCCAATTGAGATAA
- a CDS encoding T3SS effector OspC family protein yields the protein MNTRTMQYFFKKLLRLKVITPFIEHAAPIFSQNDMKQDLALRLIDFIRSSKDEKFKSYILRPKYHIPIL from the coding sequence ATGAATACACGTACGATGCAGTATTTTTTCAAAAAATTATTGCGGCTCAAAGTTATTACACCATTTATTGAACACGCTGCTCCTATCTTTAGTCAAAATGATATGAAACAAGATTTGGCGTTACGCTTAATTGATTTCATTAGGTCATCTAAAGATGAAAAATTCAAAAGTTATATTTTACGTCCTAAATACCACATACCTATACTCTAA
- the hpaR gene encoding homoprotocatechuate degradation operon regulator HpaR, translated as MHESLTIALLQARETAMGFFRPILKSYNLTEQQWRIIRVLADKRSIDFHELSVQTCILRPSLTGILTRMEREGLIFRLKPLNDQRKLYVSLTPNGQELYDKARQEVEEGYQKIEQAFSHEKMQRLTELLDELIALESPDYSNITDKRETA; from the coding sequence ATGCATGAATCATTGACAATTGCATTATTACAGGCGAGAGAGACTGCAATGGGATTCTTTCGGCCTATTTTAAAGTCATACAATTTGACTGAACAGCAATGGCGTATTATTCGTGTTCTTGCGGATAAGCGCTCTATTGATTTCCATGAGTTATCGGTTCAAACCTGCATTCTTCGCCCGAGTTTGACGGGAATTTTGACTCGAATGGAACGTGAGGGGTTAATTTTTCGTTTAAAACCTCTCAATGATCAGCGCAAATTGTATGTGTCCCTGACACCTAATGGGCAGGAGCTTTATGATAAAGCACGCCAAGAAGTGGAAGAAGGATATCAAAAAATTGAACAAGCGTTTTCTCATGAAAAAATGCAACGTTTAACGGAATTACTTGATGAATTGATTGCATTAGAAAGCCCTGACTACAGTAATATCACTGATAAAAGAGAAACTGCCTAA
- a CDS encoding BCCT family transporter codes for MSQTDTDSKKIRSKISPPVFYTSALVILVIVGFAALAPEIAESHLSHLQQNLFNNASWFYILAVAIILLSVTYLGLSRYGQIKLGPDHAQPNFSYVSWFAMLFSAGMGIGLMFFGVAEPVMHYLNPPVGDPQTVEAAKEAMRLTFFHWGLHAWAIYAIVALILAFFSYRHGLPLTLRSALYPIIGERIYGPIGHFVDIFAVVGTVFGVATSLGFGVLQVNAGMNHLFGLPVTPMVQVALIVIFTCLATISVVSGLDKGIRILSELNLGLAFILLLLVLILGPTVLLLKSFVENTGGYLSEIVSKTFNLYAYEPKSSDWLGGWTLLYWGWWLSWSPFVGMFIARISRGRTIREFVTGVLFVPAGFTLMWMTFFGNTAINLIQNQGAVKLAETVQSDVSLALFEFLTYFPFSTVLSFFAMLMVIVFFVTSADSGAMVVDTLASGGDSNTPVWQRIFWAGLMGVVAITLLLAGGLQALQTLTIASALPFAMVLLVAIYGLFKALRVDAYKRDSQQLATIAPTASRNPIPWQRRLRNIAYFPKRNQVKRFLGEVVYPSMEMVSEELAKQGTTCHIHNDKDDRIGFEVDLGEDMNFLYEVRLRYYVQPAFALAGMGDDSDEEKNEEQKYYRAEIHLKEGGQDYDVMGWTKEQIIHDILDQYEKHIHFLHLLGK; via the coding sequence ATGAGTCAAACTGATACTGATTCAAAAAAAATTCGCTCAAAAATTAGCCCCCCTGTATTTTATACTTCCGCTTTGGTTATCTTAGTGATCGTAGGTTTCGCTGCCCTAGCGCCTGAAATAGCAGAATCTCATCTAAGTCATCTTCAACAAAATTTATTCAATAATGCTAGCTGGTTTTACATTTTAGCCGTTGCTATCATTTTATTGAGTGTGACTTATCTGGGACTCTCTCGATATGGACAAATAAAATTAGGCCCTGATCATGCACAACCTAACTTTAGTTATGTTTCTTGGTTTGCAATGCTCTTTTCAGCAGGCATGGGTATAGGCTTAATGTTCTTTGGTGTTGCAGAACCGGTGATGCACTACCTAAACCCACCGGTTGGTGATCCCCAGACAGTTGAAGCCGCTAAAGAAGCTATGCGCTTGACCTTTTTCCATTGGGGTCTTCATGCGTGGGCTATTTATGCCATTGTTGCATTGATCCTGGCATTTTTCAGCTACCGCCATGGGTTACCACTCACATTGCGTTCGGCTTTGTATCCAATTATTGGTGAACGCATTTACGGACCGATCGGGCATTTTGTCGATATTTTCGCCGTTGTAGGGACAGTTTTTGGTGTCGCAACTTCACTTGGGTTCGGCGTTTTGCAAGTTAACGCAGGGATGAACCACCTATTTGGTTTACCTGTAACCCCTATGGTGCAGGTTGCTCTTATCGTGATCTTTACTTGTCTAGCGACGATTTCTGTAGTTTCAGGGTTAGATAAAGGCATTCGTATTCTGTCTGAACTGAACTTAGGTTTAGCTTTTATCTTGCTGTTGTTAGTGCTAATTCTTGGCCCAACCGTTTTGCTATTAAAGTCATTTGTCGAAAACACTGGGGGCTATTTATCCGAGATCGTGAGTAAAACCTTTAACCTGTATGCCTATGAGCCTAAGTCTAGTGATTGGTTAGGTGGATGGACCCTCCTCTATTGGGGCTGGTGGCTATCATGGTCTCCTTTTGTCGGTATGTTTATTGCCCGTATTTCGCGTGGTCGTACAATCCGTGAATTTGTCACAGGGGTATTGTTTGTACCAGCAGGGTTTACACTCATGTGGATGACCTTTTTTGGTAATACTGCGATTAACCTGATCCAAAACCAAGGCGCAGTAAAATTGGCTGAAACTGTTCAGTCTGATGTTTCGCTCGCGCTGTTTGAGTTTTTAACCTACTTCCCGTTTTCTACTGTATTGTCATTTTTTGCAATGCTAATGGTCATCGTCTTTTTCGTTACCTCCGCGGATTCGGGCGCAATGGTGGTTGATACCTTAGCATCAGGCGGAGACTCAAACACCCCTGTTTGGCAACGTATCTTTTGGGCCGGGCTGATGGGCGTTGTTGCTATTACTCTGTTACTTGCGGGTGGTCTACAGGCTTTGCAAACATTGACTATCGCTAGTGCTCTACCTTTCGCGATGGTATTACTTGTTGCCATCTATGGGTTATTCAAAGCATTGCGTGTTGATGCCTACAAGCGCGATAGCCAACAATTAGCCACTATCGCACCTACCGCGAGCCGTAACCCAATTCCGTGGCAACGACGCTTGCGTAATATCGCTTATTTTCCAAAACGTAATCAGGTAAAACGTTTCTTAGGTGAAGTCGTTTATCCATCAATGGAAATGGTCTCTGAAGAATTAGCTAAACAGGGTACAACATGCCATATCCATAATGATAAAGATGACCGAATTGGTTTTGAAGTCGATTTAGGTGAAGACATGAACTTCCTATATGAAGTTCGCCTACGCTATTATGTACAACCCGCATTCGCACTTGCAGGCATGGGGGATGATAGTGACGAAGAGAAAAATGAAGAGCAAAAATACTATCGAGCAGAAATCCACTTAAAAGAAGGTGGTCAAGATTATGATGTTATGGGCTGGACTAAAGAACAAATCATTCATGATATTCTCGATCAATATGAAAAACATATTCACTTCTTACATTTGTTAGGTAAGTAA